GGTGTAGACAAATAAGTCGCTACCAGCACCACCTGTGAGTTTATCTGCACCTTGGGAGCCGGTGATGCGATCGTTTTTGGAGCTGCCGGTTAAGGTATCAGCCTCTGCGGAGCCATTAATTGCGACAACACTGCTCTTCTTGGCAGCATATTCAAACGCTCCAACATCAGGTTCGCTGTCACGAGCAATACTACGCGCATCAACTTTTGTTGCCCCTCCAACACCAGCATTAATCGCAGGACTACCTGCTAATAGTGGACGCACTAGTACACCGTCAATGTTTTGTAGCTTGCCTAGTTTCGGATCGGCAACTAGAGAGTTAGCAGTTACTTTGACAGCCTTTGTGGTTAACGGCCCCGGATACTCAATGTTACCGCCGCCATCCTTTAACTGGTACGCAACTTGCTGTCCAGTGTTTGCCGGATCTGAATTGTTAACGATGATTGAATTAGTAAGTGTTGGTTTTTGCTTACCCACAGCCCAAAAGCCTCCAGCACTTTTTTCGGCGTAGTTATCAGCAATAGTAGAGTTGCGAATGTTGATTTCGGCATCTGCTGGAGGATTCACGGCTATAGCTCCACCAAGCCCTTTGTCGGTAGTTGCTTTGTTCCCAGATAAGGTAGTGTTTTCGATATTGATCGTCGCATTGTTAGAGGTTGTGTCACCATCTAGCCACAAACCACCACCTTGTCCCTCGGCGACGTTATTAGCGATCGTCACATTGCGGATTGTCAGATTACCATTGCCTCTTAATCCCCCTCCTTGAGCAATACCTCTGTGGTCGGCGTAGACAGTATTGTCAATAATAGTGCTGTTTTCGACAATTGCCTTATCTGGATTGTAGATATAGAGATAAAGCCCTCCGCCTACCCCAGAGCCAGAATTGCCTTCAAACCAGCTATCACTAATTCTAATTATGCCGCCCACTGTGCTGTCGTTAACCCGAGGGCCGGAGATATTTGCACCATCTGTGAAAATCGCTCCGCCTCCACCTTTTGCCTTGTTGTTGAGAAAAATTGAATTTTCAACAATGAGTGAACTTAACGAGACGTACATTGCTCCACCTGCAACACCTTTGTTTTCGGTGAATTTGCTATTCTTAACAACTACCGAGCCACCGTTATCAGTTGCGATCGCACCTGCACTAAAGCCATTACCCGTTAAAGTACCGTCGTTCTTCTCAAAGGTGCTATTAAGGACTGTTAAATCACTTTTAAAGCCTACATGAATTCCTCCACCTTGACCTGCCTCATTCTCATAAAACTTGACATTATCCACAGTTAAATTACTGTTGGAACCAATTCTAACTCCACCACCTTTGCCTTCGTTTTTGCCATCCCTAATCGTCAAGTTTTTTAGGGTAACATCAATCCACACTGCTGTAGAGAATACTCGGCTGCTGTTGTTACCACTGAGAGTCAGGTTTGGCGCCCCAGCTCCGTCGATTGTCAAATCTTTTTTGATAATTAATTCACCAGAAGTCAGAGTAATCTTTTTACCTGCTAGCTTCGATGCAAATGCGATCGTGTCACCTGATTCAGCCTCTACAAGAGCATCGCGCAACGAACCAGCACCATTATCGTTGGTGTTGTTGACGGTAATAATAGACATTGAAAAATTCCTCTAATTTGTGCTTGCTTAATCGTTTCTTGCTACTAAGACATCGCACAGAAATAACTATCTGTGTGCTAAAGGGGAAGCAAGATTCAAACCATATCGAGGCAGAATCTAGTAGTTATAGTCCCCGTGAAAATCAGACTTATTACGGTAGATGTTTGACAGTTCTTTATTAGTGACTTTGTTGCCCGTCTGATACTTGTTTTCATCTTCTTGAGCTTTAATTGTCAGTCTTTTGTAAGTAGTAGTGTTACCAATTAAATGAATCACTACCTTTCTACCATTCATTAGTCTGCTTCTCCAGCTTTCTGTAATCTGATCGAACTTGGCTGCTCTATCAATTGTAGAAATAACAATGGCGAAGCCGACGTTAGCTTGTGCTAACGGCTTTTTATTTTAC
This region of Nostoc sp. UHCC 0302 genomic DNA includes:
- a CDS encoding choice-of-anchor Q domain-containing protein — protein: MSIITVNNTNDNGAGSLRDALVEAESGDTIAFASKLAGKKITLTSGELIIKKDLTIDGAGAPNLTLSGNNSSRVFSTAVWIDVTLKNLTIRDGKNEGKGGGVRIGSNSNLTVDNVKFYENEAGQGGGIHVGFKSDLTVLNSTFEKNDGTLTGNGFSAGAIATDNGGSVVVKNSKFTENKGVAGGAMYVSLSSLIVENSIFLNNKAKGGGGAIFTDGANISGPRVNDSTVGGIIRISDSWFEGNSGSGVGGGLYLYIYNPDKAIVENSTIIDNTVYADHRGIAQGGGLRGNGNLTIRNVTIANNVAEGQGGGLWLDGDTTSNNATINIENTTLSGNKATTDKGLGGAIAVNPPADAEINIRNSTIADNYAEKSAGGFWAVGKQKPTLTNSIIVNNSDPANTGQQVAYQLKDGGGNIEYPGPLTTKAVKVTANSLVADPKLGKLQNIDGVLVRPLLAGSPAINAGVGGATKVDARSIARDSEPDVGAFEYAAKKSSVVAINGSAEADTLTGSSKNDRITGSQGADKLTGGAGSDLFVYTSIRDAGDTITDFDIGQDKIVLTQLLDNLFEKDYTGTNAIADGYVKVVQGASDNNFKVQIDADGPNDEGSFRNFITVNTIGTGTLNKADNFVF